A single genomic interval of uncultured Pseudodesulfovibrio sp. harbors:
- a CDS encoding type Z 30S ribosomal protein S14, giving the protein MAKTSIRVKARRKPKFKVRAYNRCPICGRPRAFLRRYGICRICFRNKALAGELPGVRKASW; this is encoded by the coding sequence GTGGCCAAGACAAGCATTCGCGTTAAGGCTCGCCGCAAACCCAAGTTCAAGGTGCGCGCATACAATCGTTGTCCGATTTGTGGTCGCCCTCGGGCTTTTCTGAGGCGTTACGGCATCTGCCGTATTTGCTTCCGTAACAAGGCTCTCGCCGGTGAACTGCCCGGCGTCCGCAAGGCGAGCTGGTAA
- the rpsH gene encoding 30S ribosomal protein S8 encodes MAVVDPVADMLTRIRNAYGAYHTDVTIPVSKMKTSIAGILKEEGYITDYAVEDRDISITLKYAEGKPLVTGLKKVSKPGRRVYVGASDIPRVQNGIGICIVSTSKGLLEGAKAKEAKVGGELLCEIW; translated from the coding sequence ATGGCTGTTGTTGATCCTGTAGCCGACATGTTGACCCGCATTCGGAATGCGTATGGTGCCTATCACACTGATGTCACCATTCCCGTTTCCAAGATGAAAACTTCCATCGCGGGTATCCTGAAGGAAGAAGGTTATATCACCGACTACGCTGTCGAGGACAGGGACATCAGTATTACCCTCAAGTACGCTGAAGGCAAACCGCTCGTTACTGGCCTGAAAAAGGTCAGTAAGCCCGGTCGCCGCGTATATGTAGGTGCTTCTGATATCCCCCGCGTGCAGAACGGTATCGGTATTTGTATCGTGTCCACCTCGAAAGGGTTGCTCGAAGGCGCCAAGGCTAAAGAAGCCAAGGTCGGCGGCGAGCTGCTGTGCGAAATCTGGTAG
- the rplF gene encoding 50S ribosomal protein L6, which translates to MSRIGKNPIAIPSGVEVTVGASEIQVKGPKGSLKTAVHPTVEYKIEDGKVFVTRTDDSRLARGQHGLRRTLLANCVEGVSKGYAKALEVIGVGYKVSVQGKKIVLNVGYSHPVEFDLPAGIEAKAEGSKLTIEGIDKQLVGEVAAQIRRVRPPEPYKGKGIKYAEEIIRRKAGKSGAK; encoded by the coding sequence ATGTCTCGTATAGGAAAGAATCCCATCGCAATTCCTTCGGGTGTTGAGGTGACTGTTGGAGCCTCCGAGATCCAGGTCAAGGGACCCAAGGGTTCCTTGAAAACCGCGGTCCATCCGACCGTGGAGTACAAGATCGAGGATGGCAAGGTGTTTGTCACCCGTACTGATGATTCCCGCCTCGCACGCGGTCAGCATGGTCTTCGCAGGACCCTGCTCGCCAACTGCGTGGAAGGTGTTTCCAAGGGCTATGCAAAGGCTCTGGAAGTTATCGGTGTCGGTTACAAAGTGTCCGTTCAGGGCAAGAAGATCGTGCTTAACGTGGGATATTCCCATCCGGTAGAGTTCGATCTGCCCGCCGGTATTGAAGCCAAGGCCGAAGGCAGCAAGCTGACCATCGAAGGCATCGACAAGCAGCTTGTCGGTGAAGTCGCAGCTCAGATCCGCCGCGTACGTCCGCCGGAACCCTACAAGGGCAAGGGCATCAAGTACGCTGAGGAAATCATCCGCCGCAAGGCTGGTAAGTCCGGCGCTAAGTAG
- the rplR gene encoding 50S ribosomal protein L18 — MSKSKNAQRLLRKPRIRKKISGTEARPRLVVFRSNQHLYAQLVDDVNGVTLAATSTQMLNKDGETLKANKDSAAKVGKDIAAKALEKKIESVVFDRNGYIYHGKIKALADGAREAGLKF, encoded by the coding sequence ATGAGTAAAAGCAAGAATGCACAGAGGCTTCTCCGCAAGCCCCGCATCAGAAAGAAGATCTCCGGTACCGAAGCCCGGCCCCGTCTGGTCGTCTTCCGCTCCAACCAGCATCTTTATGCACAGTTGGTGGATGACGTGAACGGTGTGACTCTCGCAGCTACCAGCACTCAGATGCTGAACAAGGACGGCGAGACTCTCAAGGCCAACAAGGACTCTGCTGCCAAGGTGGGCAAGGATATTGCCGCCAAGGCTCTCGAAAAGAAAATCGAGTCCGTGGTCTTCGACCGGAATGGATACATCTATCACGGCAAGATCAAAGCCCTTGCCGATGGCGCCCGCGAAGCCGGGCTTAAATTCTAG